A segment of the Panacibacter ginsenosidivorans genome:
GGTATATACGGTTCCGTTGGTAGAATAAAATTGTTTATTTAATGTTTGAGCAGCTAGAAAATTGAAAGCAAAAAAATTTAAAACGGAAAAAAGAAAAATGATTTTAGTTTTCATCGGGGGTTGCTTTTTAAGGAATGGCTAATATACAAACAACTACTTATTTCATTTTTACTTGTTGCTTAATTTTTGATAAAAACCTGTTGCTAAACTATCACGAAAAAATTAAATGGAATTAGAAAGCTGTATTTTATAAGAATATCTTTTCCCAACTTAGCCAATAGCCAAGCTTTCGTTGCGTCGCACACTTGTACTGAAGAAATTATGGCGACATTGCGTATCGATTATTATAAGCCTTCAATTATGAAACAATATCAAATTGTTGAATTATTAGTTGACTTAAATCCTGTAATCAAAAAAGGAATGATAGGTGTTATACTTGAGATTTGGAACAATGAAAACTTTGAGGCAGAATTTTTAGATTATGAAGGATTCAATTACACATATAATGGTAACGCAACTTTTCCTTTGAATATTAAGGATGTGAGATTATTATAATTGCCTGTTCTGAACTTTGGGATATTTCACACACTAAGTCTAACATAAAAAATTAAGAATCGCCAAATTTTTCACTACTGCTTTGAGGGTTTTGATCTTGCCATCTTTCTTGTGGTGTCAATTTTGTGTCTCTTTTTATCGCACTATTGAAACCTATTCCTAAAGCAATTCCAGAAACAATGAAAACAGCGAGTGCATGTTCAGGGGTAGTTATTTCATGCCTCTCCATATTGTATTTAAAACCAAAAAAATGATAACAAATAAGAGCTAAAACTGCAAAACTGCATGCAATTGTAATAATCTTATTTATTAATGAAATTGGTTTAAGAAAAGTTTTATTATAATAGCTGATAAGGAAACGTGGTATAAAATAGCATACAACCAGACCTATTAGGTTTGCAGCTTCTTCAAAACAATACCAAAAAACATAGCTCCAATTCATAAGTCATTTCGGGGATTACTGTAAAAGAGTTCCATGTAAAGTTATTTCTAAATATTTACCTTTTGTAATGTCCTACATACTTAGCTTCTGTTAAGCCGCTCATAGCATCAACTGTACAAGAGTGCGACGCAAGAGTTGATGCTATGAAAAACTTATGTTTGGTTCATACACCTTCGTTAAAACTTCGGTGTACAAGAAAAATTATTCCTGCACTTCTACCCACTTGCCTCTTACGCCACCACTGATGGTATGATCGTACATGGCTTCTGCATATACGCCGGGCCAGAAATATTTGCCGGGATATGCTGCGTTTAACTGCACATAATAAGTGAGCGTTTCATTTTGTTTGAGATCGAAATAATGATACACACGATCGTCGCGTATATCCATGTAATCGCTGGGCGAAGATTGATATGCACCTTCGCTATTGTATAATCTTGTGTTGAGAATTTCCCACCCACTCGGGAATATTTGTGTAAGCGCCATCTCTGTATAAGTGCCGCGCAGACCGGGATTTTTGATAGTGACCTTTGCCATGAAATCTGTGCCCTGCTTTACTTTGCTGATGTCAATGGATTGACCAGCGGTGTTGAGATAATTTACAGACACGAATAAAATATTCGGATTGTTGACAACGGGAATGGTATCGTTACTCAATGGTTTGCCTTCGTTGATGATGCGCACATACAACGTGTTGCTGCCCTTGTTGGTTAACTGCACAGCGCCTTTATTATTTTGCCATGCAATGTTTGTTTGCGAAACAACACTGCCTGAATTGATGTTTAATTTTTGTGTGCCTGCATTGCCCGTTGCGATGATCTTCTTTTCATCTTTATTGTTACCACTGAATTTTGCAATAGCAATTAATGCATACGCTGTTGTTTGTGTGCTGTACCAATCATCCTGCGATAATTTATTGGCAACAGTTCTTACCAATTGTTCGCCTTCTGCTTTGCGGTTCATGAGCGTAAGTGTTTCGAGCACCATTGCCTGGTCGCGGAGATCACTGCCGAATGTAATACCTGTATAATCTCTCTTTGGAAAATTAGTTGATAATCCACTGATGAGTTGTAAGGCAACTTTTGACTGACCAACAAGTTGGTATGCTGCAGCCAGTCTCCATTTTGCTTCTGGTGTTAAGAATTTAAATTCTTTTAAACGGTTCATTGCACCAAGCTCAGGAGCTTTTGCCAATGCAAGCAAATACAAACGATATGATTGCATGAGATCAGTTCCATACCATGGCGCTGATGTTACATTCCATGCAACTGCTTTGTTGCGTTCATAAACTTTCCATGCCTGCAACATAGATGATGAAACCACATAACCACGTGCAGATGCTTCGAGTAAGAAATTGCCTGCATAGTTGGTGCCCCATTCATCGCTGTTGTCTCCGCCGGGCCAGTAACTAAAGCCGCCATCGCTCTGCTGGAAGTTGCTGAGTTTACCGAGCCCTGCACGGATATTGGCATCGATTCTTACTTTATCCTGTTCGTCAAGATCCATAAGCTGATTCAATACCAGTTGGGGAAATACAGATGATGTTGTTTGTTCAATGCAACCATGAGGGTACTGAATAAGATAGTCCAAGCGCTTTGCAAGATTAATCGCAGGTATGCTGGAGATTTCTAACGTTACTTTACTGCTGCTTGCATCGCCGATCATAGCAACATTGCTGTTCCATGATTGTCCCGCCTGTAGTGTTGCTTCTGTAACTTGTGTTATTGGTGGATTGGGATTACGAATATCTATTTCAACTTCTGTTACAGATTGCTCTTTACCTGCTGTTGCAACGATCTTTACTTTACCAATGCCGGTATTGGGCTTTACTTTGGCGGTGAAGTAAACAAGCTGTTCACCAGTGCCACTAAAGCTTATATTTTGTGTACCACCAGCCTGTATGAATGGATTGCTTTGGAGGCTGAGACTTACATAGTGAATATTATTATCAGTAGCAAAAACTGTAACAGGAATTTTCAATTCTTCATTTGGTCCGAGTACACGTGGCATTGTTGCTAGTAACATTAACGGCTTCTTTACAGTAACTGCTTTTTCTGCCATGCCGTAAGCATTATCGCCTGCGGCAATAACCATTGCTTTTACACTGCCCATATAAGGAGGTAATGTAAACTCATGTGTTTTGCTGCCGCCATTTAATTTGAATGGTCCCATGAATTGCACAACAGGTTTAAAGCGGTTGGCTCTCCTTGTTTTGCTTGCAAGCTCAGCTTCAGCATCGCCACCTATTGTTAAGATGCGTTGCAGTTCTGCGCCCCATGCACCGATTACATCATCATATACATCCCAACTTTTTACACCCAATGCTTCTTTGGCATAAAATGCATCATGTGGGTTTGGTGTTTTAAAATGTGTGAGATCGAGCAAGCCTTCATCAACAATAGCAATTACATAGGTCATGTTTTTATTCGATGCTTCCGAAACAGTGATCGTACTTTTTTGTTCCGGTCTTATCGCATCAGCCATTCTTATAACAGGTTTTAGTATGGTGCTTTTATCTTCTACCATTATCGGTATTACACCATACATTCTTATCGGCAGATCATTGACTGTTTGTGCATGTGGCTGTATCAAACTTACATTTACATAAATATTCGGACTCATACTCGCATCTGCTTTGAAAGAAAATTTTGTTTGTCCCTGTGTTGTTTTAACCTGGTAAGTTTTTAAAACTTTGCTGCCACTTTCAATACTGATCAATGCCTTGCCATCTTTACTTGTAGGAATAGTAAGTTGTACATCGTCACCAACGTTGTAGGTCTCTTTGTCAGCTGTAAAAGATAACATGGCTGCGGCAGAAGGATCATTGTTATCACCACGGCTTTGCCAACCATAATCATCTACATAAAATGTGCTGCCTGTTGTATGACCGCTGCGTGTGTCTTTTATGAGAACGAGATACCGACCCCAATCATCTTCATCAAAATGAACATTATAAAAACCTTTACCATTACTGATGTTCAATGTATCTTTTCTAATCAGCTTATTGTATTCGTTCTGTGTAAAGTTGCTAAGATCATCACCGCTGTTATCCCACCACCAGTTCCAACGAATTTTATATAATTGTACTTCAAGCCTTGTAGAGCCATTTGTTGGAGAGCCTTTTGTATCAACATCTGCAATATCAAACTTGTGTGTTTTACCACTTAATAAAAAGCCCCATGTTTTATCACCTTCAGGCACATGCACACCCACATAAGATGAGTATGGATTGAATGGCATGGAAATATTATCAATGCTAAAATTGCCGCCGGGCTCAAATACTTTTACCATGAGGTTGGCGAGTAATTGTCCGGGAGCATCTTCACCAACTTCGAATTTTGGATTAACCGGTGCAGTACCTTCTGCGCTTAAAGTGCCATCAAAAATTGTTTTTGATTGTGGTGTGAATGATGAAGTAGGATCATCAAAAACATAATCTTTAAATTTAGGAAAACTGGTTGTTCTTTTATATAACTGTGCGTCCACTTTTGCTTTCAGGTTTTGTGCAGTTGCGCCGAATAACCATTTTGCAGTAAGTGTTCCTGCTGTTGTAACATTTTCGCCTAAAGCATCAGCATTGCCAAAATTGAGATCGATCTTTAAACGATTTGGCATTACGGTTTCTATCTTCAGTTTCTTTTCAAATGTAGCGCCACCAAGCTTTACGCGACAGATCCAGTTACCGGTTGGAGCATCAACATCTGTTGCTGTTCTAAAAACGTTGAAACCATCATTTGCATTTGTCTGTACGATCTTTTTATACAATTGACCTTTCGGTGAAAGCAATTCCATTTCAATAGGATGATCAGCAGGTAGTTTATTATCCTTATCATCAACTATACAACTCAGGAATAAACTGTCGCCCGGTCGCCACACACCACGCTCACCGAAGATGAAGGCTTTGATTCCATTTTTTATTTCATCTCCGGAAACATCAAAGCGACTTAAGGGTAACGAACTTCCATCATCTAATTTTAAATAACTTTTTTCATTACCACTTTTTGCAACTAGTAAATATGGCTTGCGTTTTAACTGGAGCATAGCAAGACCATCACCATCCGTTGTTCCTTTAGCAATGATCTGTTGCTGGTAATCCAATACCTGTAACTCAACATTCTTCAGAGACTCTGTAGTAATGATATTGTTTGCGGATACAAACAAACTATTGTCATTCCCTCTTTTTGCAGTCAACCCAATATTTGTTGCAAGAATATTTCTGCTGGCAAATCTTTCTTTGTTGTAATAAGACTGGTGACAAGGATTATCTCTTTGCTGCCAGTTATAACCATAAGGGTAGTAATCATCATATCTTCTCCAGAAAGCTGATTCCTCATCTACTTCATTGTCTTCATCACTCGTGTAATAATAATCGTAATCATCTTCGTCATCTTTTCCCATGTTTGCACAAGTATATAAAGAATACTCTGGCCTGAAACCAATATATACACGATAAATAGCGCCTGGCTCTGTTCTTATATATTTGTCAAGATCAAGTGAGAATTTATTTGTCTTATGCAAATTCAAACTTTGATCATTGTCTAATTTTATAGTAGCCTGCACCAATGGTGTTCCTACTTTTCTAAGATTGCTTTCACCGTTTAGTTTATTATCCTGTAAGAATTGTGCAACATTGTTTTCATAGATCTTTATAATAGAAACATCAACTGCTTTCAAGTCTGTTGCTTCAAACGGCAATACCAATTTGCCAGTGCTATTTGGTAGTATGCTTCCACGCCCCTGAATTTTTACAGCAGGTAAACGATTCTCAAAAAATACATTTGCAGTAAATGCTTTTTCCAATTTGTCTCCCCACTGATTTTCTATTCCTTCCAGAACATTGATCGTGTAATTTCCATCAAGCTTGTCTGATGTATACACTTTTACCTCGCTGCCAAGAATTGTATAACTAATACTTTCATTGTTGCTGATGTTTATTAAGCCATCTAATGCCTGACCAACAGCGATAGGATCGCTGAATTGAATCAATGCATATTGTTCTTCTTCCTGTATGGCTTTTATTTCCAGCACCCGGAAATCGCCAATAGCAGGCACAACAATTTCTTTGTTGCCCGTAAAATCTTTTACACCCAATGCATCACCATTCCAGTTAAGTAATAATGTTGCTGCACTGTTTGCTCTTTCAATATTGTTTATAGTAAACTCGTGGGTTTTGTTTGCTTCATTATGTTGCCAGGCAATATTCAATGCTTTATCATTAACTGAAGCACTCAATAGTTTTTCAACTTTTGCAGATTCTTCCACATCAGCCGTTGATAAAGTGCCGCTTAATGTCATATTGTTTTTGCTGTTACTGTGCAAGCCATTATCCTGCACTTCAAATGAAGGTTTGATTGTTTGCACATTGAATGTAAACGTTTCAAATTTCGATGGCACATTCATTACTTTGCCAAGTTTGAATGAAACTTCATAAAGCTGATCTGCGCTAAGATCCTTATCTGGCTTGAATTCTATTGTTCTTGTGTCTACCCAATATGCTTTGCCGTCAACAGCAGGCGAGAAAGTAAAGAGTGCATCTTTCACGACTTCATTCAAAGTATGTGTAACACTTGCATCCGATGCAAGTTGTATACGCACTGTATTTTTCTTTGATACAACTCCCGATGTGTACGAATCAATATACTGGCTGAATGCCGGGTCCACTTCTGCAAGCTTTGGTTTTGTGTTGCAGGAAAATAAAATGATCAATAATAATAGCGAAAGACTGCTGCTCATTTTGCAGAGCAGTGTGCAATGATGCGCTTCCATATGTGCAGGGAATTGTTTGAAGGTTGTTTGTATAAATACAATAGAAAATTAAGCAATCTATTTTGATGCAAAAAGAAATATTTGTTAATGATGTTTTGTAGCCTGGCAGCAGAATATACATGATGCTTTTCTTGCGTCGCACTCTTGTACCGGTGAAAAGTAAATGGGACAATGGTGAATAAAAACATATACAATTTTATTGACGATTCGCCATTGACGATTCATGATGTGAAGGTACAAGAGTGCGACGCAACGGAAGTTTAATAGCAGCACTTCGGCGGGGCCCATAAATTATTGAAAAAATAAAAGGCTGCCTTTTTGAGACAGCCTTTATCAAATATTGTTTTTTTATTTAGAAACGTTTTTTAAAACCCTGGTTGCGGTTGTTGTTTCTCTTATCGCCACCACCACGATTATCTCTCATATCGCGACCGCCATTGCTGCGGTTACTGCCACCACCACGGTTATCACGGCTGTCTCTGCTATCTCTTCCACCGGTACTTCTACCGCCGTTGCTGCGCCCGCCCATATAACTTTGTTGCCTTCCGCCACGATCACGATCGCCGCCTCTGCCGCCACCTCTGCTGCTGTAATCATCACGTTCAAAATTCTGGTTGCGGTGTTTGATGTATGGTGTATTACTAAATTCAAGCTGACCACCAGTTATAGTATTCATTTCACTTCGAATAGCATCATCATGCACCAGTTCTTTGTGCCAGTTGCTGTAAGCAAGTTTCATATAGTAAGCTATTGCATTCGCAAAACCAGCTTTCTTTTCCGGGTTCTCTTCTTTCAGCGCCTTGTTTACAACCAGCTCAAGGTTTTTGCCAAGATGTGAATATTTGGGATACCTTTTTGGATAAGGCAAAGGATCCGGTTTGCTTTTGTAAGTAGCTTTTTCAGGAATAGGGTAAGGACTCTCTACTTTGAGTTTGAAATCGCTCATAAAGAAAAGATGATCCCATAATTTGTGCCTGAAATCTTCTACGTTCCTGAGATGTGGGTTCAGGAACCCCATTAACTCAATTACAACATGCGCCTGCTCCTGGCGCTCTTTCGGGTCTTCAATGGTTAATACATAATCAACCATTTTCTGAATATGCCTCCCATACTCACGCATAACAAGGTAACTTCTTGATGTGTTATACTCCATATCTGTGTCTTGCATTGATGCCATAGTAGGCAAATGTAATAAAGGTTTTGATTGTATGCGCTTTTTTATGGACCGGGCATTTAGTTAAAAAGCGGCTTTTGTTGCGTCGCACACTTGTACGAAAGAATATTTTTCAGCTAAAAGTGATAGGCTACATAAATAACCAAGTGTATAAGTGAGTGACACAACCATTGTTGCCATAACAATAAGACGCTGGTTCCCAAAAAATAACCGGCTACCTGGTAGCCGGTTATTGAACGAATTAATAATACATTAATTATTTAGGCGCAGTAAAGTTTTTAAGTAATTCTTCTTTGGTTACCACTTTTACTTTCGAGCTGTCTTTTAGCTGTTTGCTTACCACATCATAGGGTGCAGTTACAATTTCTTCTCCTGCCTTTAAGCCTTCAAGCACCTGTATGTAATTGATATCCTGGATGTCTGTCTTTACAGGTCTTTTACGCACTATGCCATCTTTTTGAACAACAAAAACAACTTCCGTTATATCGTCATCAGCAGATGCAGATTCAGTTTTGTTTTCATCTTTATTTTTATCTGCAGCATCAAGATTTTTACCTTCATTTTTGTCTCTTGTTGTTACGGCATTCAATGGCACTGTTAAAACATTCTTATTTGTTTTTGTTTGTATATCCGCACTGGCACTCATATTTGGGCGAAAAGGAAATGGCTGCCCTTTTACGATAAGATCTTTGTAACTATCGGGCTGCAATCTTATATGCACCTGGTAATTGGTAACCTGTGTTGAGCTTGAAGTGGATGTAAGTGCATTGGTTACCGGGTTGGCAATTTTAAAAACAATGCCTTTAAATTTACGGTTGTTAAATGCATCTATTTCAATTAACGCAGTGTCGCCCAGCTTTACTTTTGGTATATCGTTCTCACCTACATCTACCTGCACTTCTATACTTGAAAGATCTGCAATACGCATCATTTCTGTACCCACATTAAAGCTGTTGCCCGCAACGCGTTCACCTTTCTTAACACTCAAGAGGCTTACAACGCCATCCATTGGTGCAGTAATGGTTGCACGGCTAACATCTTTTTGCGCTCTGGTAAGACTGGCCATTGCACTTTGTACGCCGGCTTTATTAGCCTTTACACTTTGTGTTGCTGCATCATAGTTAGCTTTTGCAGACAACCATGCCTGCTGGGCCTGCTCAAATTCTGATGCGGAGATCACTTTCTGGTCGAGCAATGTTTTCTGTCGTTTGTAGCTTGCTTCTGTTTGATCTAATGTAGCTTTCAAGGCTCCTAGCTGTGCAGATGAATTTGCAGCCTGCGCTTCTGATTGCGAAACAACGGCGGCGGCTTGGTCTCTTTGAGAAGCATAGATATCTCCATAAATGTTGGCAAGTACCTGGCCCTTTCTTACGGTATCTCCTTCTGCGACATTAAGGGCAACAATTTCGCCTGAAATATCAGGGCTTACTTTTACTTCCACTTCGGGAAATACTTTGCCACTGGCTGTTACGATCTCGGTAATATTCCTTATAGCAGCTTTTTCAGTAGCAACCTTTATACCCTCATCATTCCCTCCAATAACACCCGCCTTGCTTAAACCTATCAGTGCTACTACAAGCACTACAAGTATAATGATGATCCATTTTAGTTTCTTGCTCATATATAAGTTTTCTCGTTTTGGTAATTATAATTTTATGCCCTGACCTTTATAAAATTCCAGGACTTTCATTTTAAAGACATAATCATACTGGTTGGCAACCTGCTGCAGTTTTGCCCGTTGCAGGTTGTTCTGGTTAGTTAAGAGATCAATAGTTGAGAGTAATCCCACTTCATATCTTTTGGAAGCAAAATCATAAGCTTTTTGTGCAGAGGCCACGCTCTTTATCCCTGCATTATATTTTTGTAAAGAAGCCATTGCATTTGCGTATGCATTATAAATATTTGATTGCAATGTCTGATCGCTCTGTTCTTTTTGCAATTGCAAATTTTTGAGGTCTAATTTTGAGCGTTCGTAATTTAAGCGATAACTCCCGTTATTGAAAATAGGTATTGTTAAGCCTATACCTACGCTCTGGTTGAAATTTGCATCAATTTGTTTGAAGAACTTTGTCTTACTGTATAATGGATTATATATAGGAGAAACAACGCCATAATCTATACCTCCGATAGTTACTTTTCCGACGGTATCATTTGAAATGGTATAGCCTGTTAGACCGAAATTTTGATTGTTGTATGTAGTGCCCAAAGAATAAAATGCACTAATGGAAGGGTACATTAAAGCTCTGTTTGATTTAATTGTCTTTTCTGCACTTTTTAGTCTCAGCTCATTTACTTTTTGCTGAGGTTGTGTAGTAAGAGCCAATTTGTACACGAGATCGGGTTGCAATTCTGCAATTGGCTCTAAAGGGATGCTTTCAACAGCAGGGGTGGCCACATCAAATGGTGCAGCCATGTCTATATTTAATAAAGCCTTTAAATACAGCACATTTTGTTCAAAATTTGTTCTGGATGTAATAAGATTACTGCTATCTGTTGCAAGCTGTGATTCAAGCTCTGCTAGATTAAGCTCTGGCAATGCACCTGCATCTACCTTTTTCTTTGTTACATCATACTGTGCTTTTGTTTGTGCGATTTGCACCTCATTGATCTTTATTTGTTCATTTGATGCAAGCACATTCAAATAATAAGATGCCACGTTTAATGCTATATCATTTGCAGCTCTTTCAATATCTGCCAATGCAGCCTTTGCATTAAAATCTGCTGCGGCCTGTGCATTTTTTAGCCGGCCCCAGTTGTATATCTGCGCGCCGCCCTGTAATTGGTATTGATTAAAAAAGAAATTAGTAGTAGTAAACTGGTTAGTTGTGGGATCAATGGAGCGGCCAAATTGTTCACCTACATTTCCGGTAAAAGAGGCGGTTGGCCATTGGTTTAGTTTTGCCTGCTTTAGTTGTAAGGCCGCTATGCGTGCCTGAACATCTGCCTGTTTTACGGAAATGTTATTTATCATGGCGTAGCCCACAAGTCGCCTGAGGTCCCATTTCTCCTGTGCAAATAATGAAGCGGGAACTGTTATTAGCAGTATTCCCAAAAATCTTTTTAGCATATAACAAAAATAATTGAATCAGTTTTTCCCGTAAGCCTGTTTTTAGATGAACGGAAACTTAGGCTGTTATTAGGCTCTTTTCATCACTCCATTTCTTTAATAGCTTCAAAACCTCTTTCAAGATCACTAATTATATAGTCTGCATCTTCAAGCCCGCAATATAAACGCAACATGCGGTGTTCTTCACTTGCAGCTATAAACTTTTCCGGCTTTATACTTGCACATCGTGGAATAATAAGTGATTCATGGCCGCCCCAGCTTACAGCCATTAATATATGTTGTAGCGAATTACAAAACATTTCAATGGTTGCAATATTTTTTGCTTTGATGATAAAAGTAAGTAAGCCACATCCACCCTGCATTTGCTTTTTGGCAAGTTCATACTGCACAAAGTTTTTATCAAGTGGAAATATCACCTTTTCAACACGATCATGCATTTGAAGATATTCAACAATTTTTGCGGTTGTAGCTGTTATTCGTTCCAAACGTGCAGGTAATGTACGCAGGCCTCTTATTAATAACCATGCATTAAAAGGTTGAATGCCGCTGCCAATATTTAAATATTCACTATTAAAAATTTTCTGGATCATATTGCTGCCCCCACTTAATACACCTGCAACTGTATCACTATGGCCTGCTATATATTTGGTTGCAGACTGCAATACAAGATCAATTCCATATTCTATTGGTCTTTGATATAATGGTGTACAATAACTGTTGTCGCAAATGGTAATAATATTATGTTTCTTGGCTAATGTTGCAACAGCTTCCAGATCCTGTAATTCATAGCTCCAGCTATTGGGTGTTTCAAGGTAATAGATCGATGTATTATCTTTCGTTACTGCAATAAAATTTTCAATCTTCGTACCGTCAATATATGTAACAGAAACATTGAAGCGTGGCAATATTTCGTCAAACATTTTTTTTGCCCACGTATAAGGGTTGCGCACACTTACAATATGATCACCACTTTTTACATTGGCAAGCGCTGCGGCAAATATGGCTGCAGCCCCGCTGTTGAAAACAAGACAATCTTCTGCAGCATCCAGTGCTGCAAGTTTTTTTCTTAGAATTTCTACCGTGGGGTTTAGGCCGCGGCTGTATAGCCATGTTGAATATTCATCTTCGAAGCTCTTTCTAAGATCATCCACTTTTTTAAAAGCAAAGTTGCTGGTTTGCATAATAGGCGGCGCTACAGCCCTGAAATAATCATCACGGTCCTCGGCATATTCATTAATGATAAAGGAAATATTAAGATCGTTCATAAGCGTAAAAATAGTTATAGCGTATGCAATCAAAAGAAATTTTTATAAGTCGGCTTTATGTTCTTTTGGCATCGCCGGTTGTGTCACTCACTTGTACGCTTTATTCTTTGATCGACAGTCAACTGTCGATAGCTTTCCTTAACGTACAAGCGTGCGACGCAACGATGTTTAATAGTATTACTGCTGCCGGGCTCATAATAAATTACTCGAAAATGCAGCGTGCAATATTGAAACAAAAAAATAATAAGCTTAATCAATCTTTCTTTTTGAAATCTCCGCGTTTCCATGCATCAATAAATTCGGCCCATGCAAAAGGATTAAAAAGATTGATTGGCGGCTGCTGGCCCTGGTAATAGTATTTTTGTGTTTGCTTCCTGATATTAGCATTCACTGCTTCGCGGCCATCTGCAGGCAATGCAGCAATAAGTGCACGGCGTGTAGCTTCATCATTATTCTGGCGGGCTATTTCTATCTGGTCTGCGGGCACATCTGCATTTACAAAATCGCGTTCAAACTGGGAGCGTGTGGGCCTTGGTTTAAGAATAGTGGCGGGCAAATAAGCAGTATCGCTTACCATTAATTGTATAACACTATATTGATTGCCTTTCAAATTATCGGGGAT
Coding sequences within it:
- a CDS encoding trans-sulfuration enzyme family protein, giving the protein MNDLNISFIINEYAEDRDDYFRAVAPPIMQTSNFAFKKVDDLRKSFEDEYSTWLYSRGLNPTVEILRKKLAALDAAEDCLVFNSGAAAIFAAALANVKSGDHIVSVRNPYTWAKKMFDEILPRFNVSVTYIDGTKIENFIAVTKDNTSIYYLETPNSWSYELQDLEAVATLAKKHNIITICDNSYCTPLYQRPIEYGIDLVLQSATKYIAGHSDTVAGVLSGGSNMIQKIFNSEYLNIGSGIQPFNAWLLIRGLRTLPARLERITATTAKIVEYLQMHDRVEKVIFPLDKNFVQYELAKKQMQGGCGLLTFIIKAKNIATIEMFCNSLQHILMAVSWGGHESLIIPRCASIKPEKFIAASEEHRMLRLYCGLEDADYIISDLERGFEAIKEME
- a CDS encoding TolC family protein, encoding MLKRFLGILLITVPASLFAQEKWDLRRLVGYAMINNISVKQADVQARIAALQLKQAKLNQWPTASFTGNVGEQFGRSIDPTTNQFTTTNFFFNQYQLQGGAQIYNWGRLKNAQAAADFNAKAALADIERAANDIALNVASYYLNVLASNEQIKINEVQIAQTKAQYDVTKKKVDAGALPELNLAELESQLATDSSNLITSRTNFEQNVLYLKALLNIDMAAPFDVATPAVESIPLEPIAELQPDLVYKLALTTQPQQKVNELRLKSAEKTIKSNRALMYPSISAFYSLGTTYNNQNFGLTGYTISNDTVGKVTIGGIDYGVVSPIYNPLYSKTKFFKQIDANFNQSVGIGLTIPIFNNGSYRLNYERSKLDLKNLQLQKEQSDQTLQSNIYNAYANAMASLQKYNAGIKSVASAQKAYDFASKRYEVGLLSTIDLLTNQNNLQRAKLQQVANQYDYVFKMKVLEFYKGQGIKL
- a CDS encoding carboxypeptidase-like regulatory domain-containing protein, giving the protein MKRFLQYLICSSFIFLSQYASAQDNKGIQDSVIQLYGVVMTADSLRAIEAASVIVENKGRGTLTNYQGVFSIVVLKGDEIRFSCIGFKDKLITIPDNLKGNQYSVIQLMVSDTAYLPATILKPRPTRSQFERDFVNADVPADQIEIARQNNDEATRRALIAALPADGREAVNANIRKQTQKYYYQGQQPPINLFNPFAWAEFIDAWKRGDFKKKD